In one Coccinella septempunctata chromosome 6, icCocSept1.1, whole genome shotgun sequence genomic region, the following are encoded:
- the LOC123315850 gene encoding uncharacterized protein LOC123315850 isoform X1 — MANYERNASMVMSTFPIFYYVGLLPRPLCKLVLFLIFVKKVIRDMKRTEHITTPQFLLSVSVGGIYEAMMFPILWFMEYLPDQARYILAGCLFMKLIGDVWAYQKKQRRR; from the exons ATGGCGAATTACGAGAGGAATGCTAGTATGGTTATGAGTACGTTCCCCATATTTTATTATGTGGGGTTACTACCAAGACCCTTGTGCAAATTAGTGCTATTCCTGATCTTTGTTAAGAAAGTTATAAGGGATATGAAGAGAACTGAGCATATAACaactccacagtttttattaTCTGTCTCAGTCGGCGGGATTTACGAGGCTATGATG tttcccATACTGTGGTTCATGGAATATTTGCCAGATCAAGCAAGATATATATTAGCCGGATGTCTCTTTATGAAACTGATTGGAGACGTTTGGGCATACCAGAAGAAGCAAAGACGTCGTTGA
- the LOC123315850 gene encoding uncharacterized protein LOC123315850 isoform X2: MYPYEAVLSAFPILYYIGVLPKACCRFILFLIMVRKVFRDVQRCQMCSRQLLLASSMGGITEALLFPILWFMEYLPDQARYILAGCLFMKLIGDVWAYQKKQRRR, translated from the exons ATGTACCCTTATGAAGCTGTACTAAGTGCATTTCCTATATTATACTACATTGGAGTATTACCGAAAGCATGCTGTCGATTCATACTCTTTCTGATTATGGTTAGAAAAGTCTTTCGTGATGTTCAACGGTGTCAGATGTGTAGCAGACAATTATTGTTGGCTTCATCAATGGGCGGTATCACTGAAGCCCTTCTA tttcccATACTGTGGTTCATGGAATATTTGCCAGATCAAGCAAGATATATATTAGCCGGATGTCTCTTTATGAAACTGATTGGAGACGTTTGGGCATACCAGAAGAAGCAAAGACGTCGTTGA